In Bacillus sp. KH172YL63, one genomic interval encodes:
- the mazG gene encoding nucleoside triphosphate pyrophosphohydrolase yields the protein MNTITIVGLGAGDIEQLPLGVYRAIKNSSHLYLRTEKHPVVTDLSSEGITFETFDSVYEKHDRFEDVYEEIVRELVSESGKHPLVYAVPGHPLVAEKAVQMLLDLQKEGKVQVEIGGGQSFIDPLFAAVGADPIDGFQLLDGTSLKLHDVHMNQQLIIGQVYDAFIASEVKLTLMEMYPYDYEVMLVTAAGSKEEKVEAVPLVELDRVANLSNLTSLYVPAVKEMDATYKQFATLREVIATLRGPDGCPWDKEQTHHSLKKYLLEETYELLEAIEEEDIDHMIEELGDVLLQVMLHAQIGEDEGMFTMEEVIEGLASKMVRRHPHVFGNVQADDSEQVKANWDEIKKQEKSQDHEPMLKNTAKGMPALMKAYEYQKKAAKVGFDWADPEGAWEKVWEEMKEFENEVKNDSKHHMTKEFGDLLFALINVARFHKIFPEEALAMTNTKFYRRFSYVEEQVLKSGKAFEDYTLEELDQYWDEAKKMNIE from the coding sequence ATGAATACGATCACAATTGTCGGCCTGGGCGCTGGGGATATCGAGCAGCTTCCTTTAGGCGTATACCGGGCCATTAAAAACAGTTCGCATCTTTACCTGCGTACAGAGAAGCATCCGGTTGTAACGGATTTATCGTCAGAAGGTATCACGTTTGAAACGTTTGATTCTGTGTATGAAAAACACGATAGATTTGAAGATGTGTATGAAGAAATCGTCCGTGAGCTTGTATCGGAATCAGGGAAGCATCCGCTTGTCTATGCTGTACCGGGTCATCCGCTGGTGGCGGAGAAAGCAGTCCAAATGCTTCTTGACCTTCAGAAGGAAGGAAAGGTGCAGGTGGAAATCGGAGGCGGGCAGAGCTTCATCGATCCTTTATTTGCAGCGGTCGGCGCAGATCCGATCGATGGATTCCAGCTGTTGGATGGGACGAGCTTGAAGCTCCACGATGTCCATATGAATCAACAGCTCATCATCGGACAGGTGTACGATGCATTTATCGCTTCGGAAGTGAAGCTCACGCTCATGGAGATGTATCCGTATGATTATGAAGTGATGCTGGTGACTGCCGCAGGAAGTAAAGAGGAGAAGGTTGAAGCGGTCCCGCTGGTGGAGCTCGACCGTGTAGCCAATCTCAGCAATCTGACGAGCCTGTATGTGCCGGCCGTGAAGGAGATGGACGCCACTTACAAGCAATTCGCCACATTAAGGGAGGTCATCGCCACATTGCGTGGTCCTGACGGCTGTCCTTGGGATAAAGAACAAACCCACCACTCCCTGAAGAAATATTTACTCGAAGAAACGTATGAACTGCTTGAAGCCATCGAGGAAGAAGACATTGATCATATGATTGAAGAGCTTGGCGATGTTCTTCTTCAAGTCATGCTGCATGCCCAGATCGGCGAAGATGAGGGTATGTTCACCATGGAGGAAGTGATCGAAGGACTCGCTTCCAAAATGGTCCGGAGACACCCTCATGTATTCGGGAACGTCCAGGCAGATGACAGCGAGCAGGTGAAAGCCAATTGGGATGAAATCAAGAAGCAGGAAAAATCCCAGGACCATGAACCGATGCTGAAGAATACGGCAAAAGGGATGCCTGCGCTCATGAAGGCGTATGAATATCAGAAAAAGGCAGCCAAAGTAGGCTTTGACTGGGCCGATCCAGAAGGCGCATGGGAAAAAGTATGGGAAGAAATGAAGGAATTTGAAAACGAAGTCAAGAATGATAGTAAACACCACATGACAAAAGAATTTGGGGATCTGTTATTCGCGCTCATCAATGTGGCAAGGTTCCATAAGATTTTTCCAGAGGAAGCATTGGCTATGACGAATACAAAGTTTTACCGACGATTTTCGTACGTAGAGGAGCAAGTCCTAAAAAGCGGGAAGGCTTTCGAAGACTATACAT
- a CDS encoding putative polysaccharide biosynthesis protein, whose protein sequence is MSKIYSSNQFLKGAMVLTLAALITKILSAVYRVPFQNIVGDVGFYIYQQVYPFYGIAIALSTYGFPVIISKLVAERVREDDGEGAKHVAVTSFLFLCAVGLTWFLLVYFGAGMIAGWMGDPLLTPLLQVISLSFLLLAPLSVMRGYYQGKEDMVPTAVSQVTEQAVRVATILIFSTILMSHGYSLYMTGNGALFGSITGGLAGLIVLALFVTIRKERLFSRRYLVLPKDYRHIWSRLLKNGTAICVSAMLLVLLQFVDSMNVYSLLVSGGMDAEQAKTLKGIYDRGQPFVQLGTVVATSISLTIVPLVTSAYLKQRESLVREYSQLSLKISVTIGFAATLGIINIMVPTNTMLFENALGSNVLSVFCLSIFFSCLILTFAGIFQGIGKIYYPAVSILIGICAKYAGNALFIPVMGIMGASVATVLALSLMTILMVVKLRRLFPIKFFTPSFYKTLCLSGIAMTIGLQGWLQIYDTLLEKGMPERELSVLFSVGGACIGGIIFLIVFLRGNVLSREDISFLPFGSKWIWLMDKVQPNK, encoded by the coding sequence TTGAGTAAGATATACTCCTCCAATCAATTCTTGAAGGGTGCCATGGTATTGACATTGGCGGCGCTGATCACGAAGATACTGAGTGCCGTTTATCGGGTTCCGTTTCAGAATATCGTTGGGGATGTCGGATTTTATATTTATCAGCAAGTGTATCCCTTTTATGGGATCGCGATTGCGTTATCGACTTATGGATTCCCTGTCATCATCTCTAAATTAGTGGCTGAGAGAGTAAGGGAGGACGACGGGGAAGGTGCGAAGCATGTGGCCGTGACCTCGTTCCTGTTCCTGTGTGCTGTCGGATTGACATGGTTTCTTCTTGTCTACTTCGGGGCCGGGATGATTGCCGGCTGGATGGGAGATCCGCTCCTGACGCCGTTGCTTCAGGTCATCTCGTTATCCTTTCTGCTGTTGGCACCGCTGTCCGTCATGAGGGGCTATTATCAGGGGAAGGAAGATATGGTCCCCACAGCAGTTTCACAAGTGACTGAACAGGCTGTCCGGGTGGCGACGATCCTCATTTTCTCCACCATCCTGATGTCTCATGGATATTCCTTATATATGACAGGGAACGGGGCGTTGTTTGGTTCGATCACCGGCGGTCTCGCCGGGCTGATTGTGCTTGCCCTGTTTGTGACGATCAGGAAAGAGCGTCTATTCTCGAGAAGATATCTCGTGTTGCCCAAGGATTATCGTCACATCTGGTCGCGGCTGTTGAAGAACGGGACGGCGATTTGCGTAAGTGCGATGCTGTTGGTGTTATTGCAGTTTGTCGACTCCATGAACGTATATTCCCTCCTCGTGTCAGGAGGGATGGATGCAGAGCAGGCTAAAACGCTGAAGGGCATATATGACAGGGGACAGCCGTTCGTACAGCTCGGAACGGTGGTGGCTACCTCGATTTCATTGACCATCGTCCCGCTGGTGACCAGCGCATACTTAAAGCAGCGGGAATCCCTGGTGAGGGAGTACAGCCAACTCTCACTCAAAATCAGTGTCACAATCGGGTTTGCAGCAACATTGGGGATCATCAATATCATGGTCCCGACGAATACAATGCTGTTTGAAAATGCCCTGGGATCCAACGTACTCTCCGTATTTTGCCTGTCTATTTTCTTTAGTTGCCTCATCCTGACTTTTGCAGGCATTTTTCAGGGAATCGGAAAGATCTATTATCCTGCTGTGAGCATTTTGATCGGCATCTGTGCCAAATATGCAGGCAACGCCCTGTTCATTCCTGTGATGGGCATCATGGGGGCATCGGTTGCGACCGTATTAGCTTTAAGCTTGATGACCATCCTGATGGTCGTAAAATTAAGGCGGCTGTTTCCAATCAAGTTCTTCACGCCTTCGTTCTATAAAACGCTGTGTCTCAGCGGGATTGCGATGACGATCGGTTTACAGGGCTGGTTGCAGATTTATGATACACTTTTAGAAAAAGGAATGCCTGAACGGGAGCTTTCTGTCCTATTTTCTGTAGGAGGGGCCTGTATCGGGGGCATCATTTTCCTAATTGTGTTTTTAAGAGGAAATGTCCTCTCAAGGGAAGATATCAGCTTCTTGCCCTTTGGGAGTAAATGGATATGGCTGATGGATAAGGTTCAGCCCAATAAATAG
- the spoVT gene encoding stage V sporulation protein T codes for MKATGIVRRIDDLGRVVIPKEIRRTLRIREGDPLEIFVDRDGEVILKKYSPISELGDFAKEYGEALYDSLGSAVLICDRDSVIAISGASKKEYLNKNVSELVEKVMDDRASLLHTQQGQAELVDGHGEDLASYTIAPIVANGDPIGAVAIFSKDRTVGEVEQKAVETAAGFLARQMEQ; via the coding sequence ATGAAAGCAACTGGTATTGTTCGTCGTATTGATGATTTAGGGCGTGTCGTTATTCCGAAAGAAATCCGCAGGACATTAAGAATACGCGAGGGAGATCCCTTGGAAATCTTCGTTGATCGTGACGGGGAAGTCATCTTAAAGAAATACTCCCCTATCAGTGAACTTGGTGACTTTGCTAAGGAATACGGTGAAGCTTTATACGACAGTCTGGGAAGTGCGGTATTGATTTGCGACCGGGATTCGGTCATTGCCATCTCAGGCGCTTCGAAGAAAGAGTATTTGAATAAGAATGTCAGTGAACTGGTTGAGAAAGTGATGGATGACCGTGCGTCTCTTCTTCACACTCAACAGGGACAAGCAGAGCTTGTCGATGGACATGGTGAGGATCTTGCTTCCTATACGATTGCTCCGATTGTTGCAAACGGTGACCCGATCGGTGCCGTTGCGATCTTCTCGAAGGACCGTACAGTAGGCGAAGTGGAACAAAAGGCAGTAGAAACGGCAGCTGGCTTTTTAGCAAGGCAAATGGAGCAATAA